One Methylobacterium sp. AMS5 genomic region harbors:
- a CDS encoding pyridoxine 5'-phosphate synthase: MSSLRLGVNIDHVATVRNARGGFAPDPVRAAHEAVAAGADGITAHLREDRRHIRDADIAALRKLPVPLNLEMAATDEMVGIALATRPHAACLVPEKREERTTEGGLDIIAGRAHLAPRIATLSEAGIRVSLFVEPDEAVMEAAHALHAPVVELHTGSYCEAVIEGDRGRIAHELGRIVRASAHGAGLGLEIHAGHGLTVESVGPVAGLPQIRELNIGHALIAEAIFVGLRQAVHDMRAAMDRARRQAEP, translated from the coding sequence GTGTCGTCCCTGCGCCTGGGCGTGAACATCGATCACGTCGCCACCGTCCGCAACGCCCGCGGCGGGTTCGCACCCGATCCGGTGCGCGCCGCCCACGAGGCCGTGGCGGCGGGCGCCGACGGCATCACCGCGCATCTGCGCGAGGACCGCCGCCATATCCGCGACGCCGACATCGCGGCTTTGCGGAAGCTGCCGGTGCCGCTCAACCTCGAGATGGCGGCGACCGACGAGATGGTCGGCATCGCGCTCGCCACGCGGCCGCATGCCGCCTGCCTCGTGCCGGAGAAGCGCGAGGAGCGCACCACCGAGGGCGGCCTCGATATCATCGCCGGCCGCGCGCATCTGGCCCCGCGCATCGCCACCCTGTCGGAAGCCGGCATCCGCGTCTCGCTGTTCGTCGAACCCGACGAGGCGGTGATGGAGGCTGCCCACGCCCTCCACGCGCCCGTGGTCGAGCTGCATACCGGCTCCTATTGCGAGGCGGTGATCGAGGGCGATCGAGGAAGGATCGCGCACGAACTCGGCCGCATCGTGCGGGCCAGCGCGCATGGCGCCGGCCTCGGCCTCGAGATCCATGCCGGCCACGGCCTCACCGTGGAGAGCGTCGGCCCCGTGGCGGGGCTGCCGCAGATCCGCGAGTTGAACATCGGCCACGCCCTGATCGCCGAGGCGATCTTCGTCGGCCTGCGGCAGGCGGTCCACGACATGCGCGCGGCGATGGACCGGGCGCGGCGGCAGGCCGAACCGTGA
- the acpS gene encoding holo-ACP synthase: MILGIGTDLCDIRRIESSLERFGERFTHRVFTDGERTKCDRRAARGPSYARRFAAKEACAKALGTGMSQGVFWRDMEVVNLPSGQPTLNLTGGAREHLARMVPAGHEARLHLTLTDEPPLAQAFVIIEAVPVGAAS, from the coding sequence GTGATCCTCGGCATCGGCACCGATCTCTGCGACATCCGCCGGATCGAGTCCTCGCTCGAACGCTTCGGCGAGCGCTTCACCCACCGCGTCTTCACCGACGGCGAACGGACGAAGTGCGACCGGCGCGCCGCGCGTGGGCCCTCCTACGCCCGGCGCTTCGCCGCCAAGGAGGCCTGCGCCAAGGCGCTCGGCACCGGTATGAGCCAGGGCGTGTTCTGGCGCGACATGGAGGTCGTCAACCTGCCCAGCGGCCAACCGACGCTCAACCTGACCGGGGGTGCGCGGGAACACCTCGCTCGCATGGTGCCGGCGGGGCACGAGGCGCGCCTTCACCTGACCCTCACGGACGAACCGCCCCTGGCACAAGCCTTCGTCATCATCGAGGCGGTGCCGGTCGGAGCGGCATCATAG
- the lepB gene encoding signal peptidase I: MSMGRARLDREGKTEIRTAEPGTWASIRETVKVGVQALLIALVVRTLLFQPFNIPSGSLIPTLLIGDYLFVSKYTYGYSKYSLPLSEYLPFQAHGRVWAAEPKRGDIAVFKLPKDNATDYIKRVIGLPGDKIQVIEGVLNINGKPVKRERIADYETLDAFDQTVKVAQYNETLPGGVTHRVIERDGDRGFWDNTEVYTVPPGHFFMMGDNRDNSTDSRDLASVGYVPFENFVGRAEMIFFSIDERTPAWQIWRWPSDVRWSRIFSTIH; encoded by the coding sequence ATGAGCATGGGACGCGCGCGCTTGGATCGCGAGGGCAAGACGGAGATCCGGACGGCCGAGCCCGGAACCTGGGCGAGCATCCGGGAAACCGTGAAGGTTGGCGTCCAGGCGCTGCTGATCGCGCTGGTGGTGCGGACGCTGCTGTTCCAGCCGTTCAACATTCCATCGGGGTCGCTGATTCCGACGCTGCTGATCGGCGACTACCTGTTCGTCTCGAAATACACCTACGGCTACTCGAAATACTCCCTGCCGCTCTCCGAGTACCTGCCGTTCCAGGCGCATGGCCGGGTCTGGGCCGCCGAGCCGAAGCGCGGTGACATCGCCGTGTTCAAGCTGCCGAAGGACAACGCGACCGACTACATCAAGCGCGTGATCGGCCTGCCCGGCGACAAGATCCAGGTCATCGAGGGCGTGCTCAACATCAACGGCAAGCCGGTCAAGCGCGAGCGCATCGCCGATTACGAGACCCTGGACGCCTTCGACCAGACGGTGAAGGTCGCGCAGTACAACGAGACGCTGCCCGGCGGCGTGACCCACCGGGTGATCGAGCGCGACGGCGACCGCGGCTTCTGGGACAACACCGAGGTCTACACGGTGCCGCCCGGTCACTTCTTCATGATGGGCGACAACCGCGACAACTCCACCGATTCACGCGACCTCGCCAGCGTCGGCTACGTGCCGTTCGAGAACTTCGTCGGCCGCGCCGAGATGATCTTCTTCTCCATCGACGAGCGCACCCCCGCCTGGCAGATCTGGCGCTGGCCGTCGGACGTGCGCTGGAGCCGCATCTTCTCGACGATTCACTGA
- the rnc gene encoding ribonuclease III codes for MSEDGEGAARSSRARRAHRPRPSLAVLEARIGHVFADPTLLPLALTHVSKAGQSGRVGSYQRLEFLGDRVLGLAVAETLYKALPGAEEGELSRRLAGLVRRETCAVVAEAWEVGPHLNLGPGEIQTGGRRNQTILADVCEAILGAIFLDAGYEATRAIVQRAFRPGEETAAPRGRDAKSALQEWAMARSLAIPVYEVVERSGPDHAPVFRIAARVEGIEPGYGEGASKRVAEQEAARAVLAREGIGGTQGKDGSSG; via the coding sequence ATGAGCGAGGACGGCGAAGGCGCCGCTCGCTCCAGCCGCGCCCGGCGTGCGCATCGCCCAAGGCCGAGCCTCGCGGTGCTGGAGGCGCGCATCGGCCATGTCTTCGCCGACCCCACGCTGCTGCCGCTGGCACTCACCCATGTGAGCAAGGCCGGCCAATCCGGCCGGGTCGGCAGCTACCAGCGCCTGGAATTCCTCGGCGACCGGGTGCTCGGGCTCGCGGTTGCCGAGACGCTGTACAAGGCGCTGCCCGGTGCGGAGGAGGGCGAGTTGTCGCGCCGTCTCGCCGGCCTCGTGCGGCGCGAGACCTGCGCCGTGGTGGCCGAGGCCTGGGAGGTTGGACCGCATCTCAATCTCGGTCCCGGCGAGATCCAGACCGGCGGGCGGCGCAACCAGACCATTCTGGCCGATGTCTGCGAGGCGATCCTCGGCGCGATCTTCCTCGATGCCGGCTACGAGGCGACGCGGGCGATCGTGCAGCGCGCCTTCCGCCCCGGCGAGGAAACCGCGGCGCCGCGCGGGCGCGACGCGAAATCGGCCTTGCAGGAATGGGCGATGGCGCGCAGCCTCGCGATCCCGGTCTACGAGGTGGTGGAGCGCTCGGGGCCCGACCACGCCCCGGTCTTCCGGATCGCGGCGCGGGTCGAGGGCATCGAGCCCGGTTACGGTGAGGGCGCCTCGAAACGCGTCGCCGAGCAGGAGGCGGCCCGCGCCGTGCTTGCCCGCGAGGGCATCGGCGGGACGCAAGGGAAGGATGGATCGAGTGGTTGA
- the era gene encoding GTPase Era, with protein sequence MSEHEPEHEADEDGAPQEKRQDAQDQPREETRAGFVALIGVPNAGKSTLLNALVGAKVSIVSRKVQTTRALVRGIVMEGNAQIVLVDTPGIFAPKRRLDRAMVHSAWSGAADADAICLLIDARKGADEEVETILRRLPEVKRPKILILNKIDLIARERLLELVAKLNAMVPFEDTFLISALKGDGVADLRKALAARMPPSPWLYPEDQISDAPLRMLAAEITREKIYDRLHEELPYRSTVETDQWQVRPDGSVRIEQTIFVERESQRSIVLGKNGQTIKAIGQAARIEITEVAEAKVHLFLHVKVRENWADDPARYREMGLEFPTG encoded by the coding sequence ATGTCTGAGCACGAGCCGGAACACGAGGCTGACGAAGACGGCGCCCCGCAGGAAAAGCGGCAGGACGCGCAGGACCAGCCGCGCGAAGAAACGCGTGCGGGCTTCGTCGCGCTGATCGGCGTGCCGAATGCGGGCAAGTCGACCCTGCTCAACGCCCTCGTCGGCGCCAAGGTCTCGATCGTTTCGCGAAAGGTCCAGACGACGCGGGCGCTGGTGCGCGGCATCGTCATGGAGGGCAATGCGCAGATCGTGCTGGTGGACACGCCCGGCATCTTCGCCCCGAAGCGCCGTCTCGACCGGGCGATGGTGCATTCCGCTTGGAGCGGCGCGGCGGATGCCGACGCGATCTGTCTGCTGATCGATGCCCGGAAAGGCGCGGACGAGGAGGTCGAGACCATCCTGCGCCGCCTGCCCGAGGTGAAGCGCCCGAAGATCCTGATCCTCAACAAGATCGACCTGATCGCCCGCGAGCGCCTGCTCGAACTGGTGGCCAAGCTCAACGCGATGGTGCCGTTCGAGGACACCTTCCTGATCTCGGCGCTGAAAGGCGACGGCGTCGCCGACCTGCGCAAGGCGCTGGCCGCACGGATGCCGCCGAGCCCGTGGCTCTACCCGGAGGATCAGATCTCCGACGCGCCGCTGCGCATGCTGGCCGCCGAGATCACCCGGGAAAAGATCTACGACCGCCTGCACGAGGAACTGCCCTACCGCTCCACTGTCGAGACCGACCAGTGGCAGGTGCGGCCCGACGGTTCGGTGCGGATCGAGCAGACGATCTTCGTCGAGCGCGAGAGCCAGCGCTCGATCGTGCTGGGCAAGAACGGCCAGACCATCAAGGCGATCGGGCAGGCGGCCCGCATCGAGATCACCGAGGTGGCCGAGGCGAAGGTGCACCTGTTCCTGCACGTGAAGGTCCGCGAGAACTGGGCCGACGATCCCGCGCGCTATCGCGAGATGGGCCTCGAATTCCCGACGGGCTGA
- a CDS encoding class I SAM-dependent methyltransferase, with amino-acid sequence MPPTDSDIRAIHYGLPPADLAEVPEGAAQVSPLIPGSARLEDVAEASLDAALLLAPPGTAERRYALALAIRAVKPGGRLVAMAPKDKGGTRLAKELRGFGCAVTDEPRRHHRICTATRPEMPAGIETALAGGAPRHIDNLALCTQPGIFSWDRLDPGSALLLRHLPALSGRGADFGCGLGILARAVLKSPKVASLALIDIDRRAIEMARRNVEDARATAHWADLRGSEPALSSLDFVVTNPPFHDGGAEDQALGQAFITRAAAVLRPSGTLYLVANTHLPYEAPLRAAFRTVTTLATEGGYKLFEARK; translated from the coding sequence ATGCCCCCGACCGACTCCGATATCCGGGCCATCCACTACGGCCTCCCTCCGGCCGATCTGGCGGAGGTGCCCGAGGGCGCCGCCCAGGTTTCGCCGCTGATACCCGGCTCGGCGCGGCTGGAGGACGTCGCCGAAGCGAGCCTCGATGCGGCCCTGCTGCTGGCCCCGCCCGGCACGGCGGAGCGGCGTTACGCTCTGGCGCTCGCGATCCGGGCCGTGAAGCCCGGCGGGCGGCTGGTGGCGATGGCGCCCAAGGACAAGGGCGGCACGCGGCTCGCCAAGGAGCTGCGCGGCTTCGGCTGCGCCGTCACCGACGAGCCGCGCCGCCACCACCGCATCTGCACGGCGACGCGTCCCGAGATGCCCGCCGGCATCGAGACCGCTCTGGCGGGTGGCGCACCGCGCCACATCGACAACCTCGCGCTCTGCACGCAGCCCGGTATCTTCTCCTGGGACCGGCTCGATCCCGGCAGTGCCCTGTTGCTGCGGCACCTGCCCGCTCTCTCGGGACGCGGGGCCGATTTCGGCTGCGGCCTCGGCATCCTGGCCCGCGCGGTGCTGAAATCGCCGAAAGTCGCGTCGCTCGCCCTGATCGACATCGACCGCCGCGCCATCGAGATGGCCCGGCGCAATGTCGAAGACGCGCGGGCCACAGCTCACTGGGCCGACCTGCGTGGGTCGGAGCCGGCGCTGTCGAGCCTCGATTTCGTCGTCACCAACCCGCCCTTCCACGATGGCGGGGCTGAGGATCAGGCGCTCGGCCAAGCCTTCATCACCCGCGCGGCGGCGGTGCTGCGGCCGAGCGGAACGCTCTATCTCGTCGCCAACACCCACCTGCCCTACGAGGCGCCCCTGCGCGCCGCCTTCCGAACCGTCACGACGCTGGCGACGGAGGGGGGCTACAAGCTGTTCGAGGCGCGCAAATGA
- a CDS encoding pseudouridine synthase, with the protein MKALRLDRLLANLGYGSRREVEGLARAGLVRLDGQALRDASQRIPLEPELSARMTVQGEALDPLPGVCLMLHKPLGVTCSHKEVGPLVYSLLPERWRRRDPALSTVGRLDKETSGLLLMTDDGALLHRIISPKAKVSKRYRVTLARPLQGDETAILASGEMMLEGEDKPLLPVEMETDDPTHCTVTLHEGRYHQVRRMFAALGNHVDALHRDRVGGLALPADLPAGEFRILGPGEIATTFEG; encoded by the coding sequence ATGAAGGCGCTCCGCCTCGACCGATTGCTGGCCAATCTCGGCTACGGCTCGCGCCGGGAGGTCGAGGGGTTGGCCCGCGCCGGTCTCGTCCGGCTCGACGGGCAGGCCCTGCGGGACGCTTCGCAGCGCATCCCGCTCGAGCCCGAACTCTCGGCCCGGATGACGGTGCAGGGTGAGGCGCTCGATCCGCTGCCGGGCGTCTGTCTGATGCTGCACAAGCCGCTCGGCGTCACCTGCTCGCACAAGGAGGTCGGGCCGCTGGTCTACAGCCTGCTGCCCGAGCGCTGGCGGCGGCGCGATCCGGCGCTCTCCACGGTCGGGCGCCTCGACAAGGAGACCTCGGGCCTTCTGCTGATGACCGATGACGGCGCACTCCTACACCGGATCATCTCGCCGAAGGCCAAGGTCTCCAAGCGCTACCGGGTGACGCTGGCCCGCCCGCTCCAAGGCGACGAGACCGCGATCCTCGCCTCGGGCGAGATGATGCTGGAGGGCGAGGACAAGCCGCTCCTGCCGGTGGAGATGGAGACCGACGACCCGACGCATTGCACGGTGACCCTGCACGAGGGCCGCTACCATCAGGTCCGGCGGATGTTCGCCGCGCTCGGCAACCATGTCGATGCGCTCCACCGCGACCGCGTCGGCGGCCTCGCGCTCCCCGCCGACCTGCCGGCGGGGGAGTTCCGGATCCTGGGGCCGGGCGAGATCGCGACGACGTTCGAAGGGTAG
- a CDS encoding Pr6Pr family membrane protein, with protein sequence MNSRTARLAAALIALCAAVGVGFGFSAVFGRTGSVPLAAWIMAAYFTNLTGLLVLAVFGGIALRVPALAQPRLVATTVLATLLVGLVQRLLLYRVRTLRGGDLVGDILLHQALPVLVPLFWLAFVPKGRLAGRDLVLFASYPLIYLGYTLVRGAYDARYPYPFLDVGKIGWGPVAAYAGAIAAAFLAVGWALVLLDRRLARRRALAG encoded by the coding sequence ATGAATTCCCGCACCGCCCGCCTCGCCGCGGCCCTGATCGCGCTCTGCGCCGCCGTCGGCGTCGGATTCGGCTTCTCCGCCGTGTTCGGCCGAACCGGCTCGGTGCCGCTCGCCGCCTGGATCATGGCCGCCTATTTCACGAACCTCACCGGACTCCTCGTCCTCGCGGTGTTCGGCGGGATCGCCCTGCGGGTGCCGGCCCTGGCCCAGCCCCGGCTCGTCGCCACCACGGTGCTCGCGACCCTGCTCGTCGGCCTTGTTCAGCGGCTGCTGCTCTACCGCGTCAGGACGCTGCGCGGCGGCGACCTCGTCGGCGACATCCTGCTCCACCAAGCGCTGCCGGTGCTGGTGCCGCTGTTCTGGCTCGCCTTCGTGCCGAAGGGGCGTCTCGCAGGGCGCGACCTCGTGCTGTTTGCGAGCTACCCGCTGATCTACCTCGGCTACACGCTCGTGCGCGGCGCCTACGATGCGCGCTATCCCTACCCGTTTCTCGATGTGGGCAAGATCGGCTGGGGCCCGGTCGCGGCCTATGCCGGGGCGATCGCGGCGGCCTTCCTCGCTGTCGGATGGGCGCTGGTGCTCCTCGACCGGCGCCTCGCGCGGCGCAGGGCCTTGGCCGGCTAG
- a CDS encoding IS110 family transposase codes for MRYYAGLDVSLAEISVCVVDEDGKIVREAKVASEPEALATWLGGLGLPLARIGLETGALAGWLCEEMSELGVPHVVCMDARHARAAMVAMTHKTDRNDARGLAQMLRTGWFRQVHVKARRTMELRTLLTSRKTLVLKIGDVENQIRGSLHLFGIKLGTAKRRTFSQRVRELTADLPRAAAILDVLLQARAAMLLSLDRLNRMVLEIAREHAVCRRLMTVPGVGAVVGLTFIAAIEDPARFAKPRSVGAILGMVPRKHQSGEVDRNGRITKTGDGEARAALFEAAHVMLHRVKKWSGLKAWATKVAQRQGSKRATVALARKMAVVMHRMWVDGTTFRFGAVEAPVAPAA; via the coding sequence ATGCGCTACTATGCCGGTCTCGATGTCTCGCTGGCCGAGATCTCCGTGTGCGTCGTCGATGAGGACGGCAAGATCGTCCGCGAAGCCAAGGTGGCGAGCGAGCCGGAGGCGCTGGCGACGTGGCTCGGCGGCCTCGGCCTGCCGCTGGCCCGCATCGGCCTGGAGACCGGCGCGCTGGCGGGGTGGCTGTGCGAGGAGATGAGCGAACTCGGCGTGCCCCACGTCGTATGCATGGACGCCCGCCATGCCCGTGCAGCGATGGTGGCAATGACCCACAAGACCGACCGCAACGACGCGCGCGGCCTCGCCCAGATGCTGCGCACCGGCTGGTTCCGGCAGGTGCATGTGAAGGCGCGCCGGACGATGGAACTGCGCACCCTGCTGACCAGCCGCAAGACGCTGGTGCTGAAGATCGGCGACGTGGAGAACCAGATCAGAGGCTCGCTGCACCTGTTCGGGATCAAGCTCGGCACGGCCAAGCGCCGCACGTTCTCGCAGCGCGTGCGCGAACTGACGGCCGACCTGCCGCGCGCGGCGGCCATCCTCGACGTGCTGTTGCAGGCGCGCGCGGCGATGCTGCTCTCGCTCGACCGCCTCAACCGCATGGTGCTGGAGATCGCCCGCGAGCACGCGGTCTGCCGCCGCCTGATGACGGTGCCGGGGGTGGGCGCGGTGGTCGGGCTGACCTTCATCGCCGCCATCGAGGACCCGGCCCGCTTCGCCAAGCCGCGCTCGGTCGGGGCGATCCTCGGCATGGTGCCGCGCAAGCATCAATCCGGGGAGGTGGACCGCAACGGGCGGATCACGAAGACCGGCGATGGCGAGGCACGGGCAGCGCTGTTCGAGGCGGCGCACGTCATGCTGCACCGGGTCAAGAAGTGGTCCGGGCTGAAGGCGTGGGCCACGAAGGTGGCGCAGCGCCAGGGCAGCAAACGCGCGACGGTGGCGCTGGCGCGCAAGATGGCGGTGGTGATGCACCGGATGTGGGTGGATGGCACGACCTTCCGCTTCGGTGCGGTGGAGGCTCCGGTCGCCCCGGCCGCGTAG
- a CDS encoding NUDIX domain-containing protein, whose amino-acid sequence MSSVEKSAPARRMQDSVIEPPLSSDAVVPRLPEGPHRVEIYDMDFKQDQFFEAVASRKIPRIRVAGIVIVDEAVLVQQPADDPHSCYAFIGGEYEVADTFETRLRAEFEEETNANVVDAQYLFCVENHFRHKDNLIQQVEHYYLVKLDRRDIQSKEAHLRQLWIPLPQFGQIDLRPTAVRNAVADGSYMTKRHIVQMPD is encoded by the coding sequence GTGTCCTCGGTCGAAAAGTCGGCACCGGCGAGAAGAATGCAGGATTCTGTAATCGAGCCTCCGCTGTCAAGCGACGCTGTGGTACCGCGTTTGCCGGAAGGTCCGCACAGGGTGGAGATTTACGATATGGATTTCAAACAAGACCAGTTCTTTGAGGCGGTTGCATCCCGCAAAATCCCAAGGATCAGGGTCGCCGGTATCGTGATCGTTGACGAGGCTGTCCTCGTCCAGCAACCCGCAGATGATCCCCATTCGTGCTACGCCTTCATCGGCGGCGAATATGAGGTTGCAGATACCTTTGAGACACGTCTTCGAGCGGAATTTGAAGAAGAAACAAATGCCAACGTGGTCGATGCACAATATCTATTTTGCGTCGAAAATCACTTTCGACATAAAGACAACCTCATCCAGCAAGTGGAGCATTATTATCTTGTAAAGTTAGACCGGCGTGACATTCAGAGCAAAGAGGCGCACCTGAGGCAACTGTGGATACCGCTGCCTCAGTTCGGGCAGATAGATCTACGGCCAACAGCGGTCAGGAATGCTGTGGCTGACGGAAGCTATATGACCAAGCGTCACATTGTTCAAATGCCAGACTAG
- a CDS encoding KUP/HAK/KT family potassium transporter, translating into MSQPATQPSDASQSEPGPGRRLGAGLLVATLGVVYGDIGTSPLYALKEAVRAASPGGDPSPVAVTGAVSLILWALILVVSLKYAVLILRADNRGEGGIVAMLALLGARHAQPGSRQALLLTVGLVGAALLYGDGAITPAISVLSAVEGLRVDAPALDRFIVPITLVILVGLFLVQRRGAAFIGKIFGPVMLVWFLVLAALGLGGIVQAPQILAAVNPLRAVEFTAHAGLHVGFTMLGAAFLAVTGGEAMYADLGHFGARAIRVAWFVLVLPALVIHYFGQGAILLVDPSAAENPFYRLAPGVLHYPLIGLATLAAVIASQAVISGVFSLTRQSIQLGFLPPLRIVHTASDESGQIYVPLVNWMLAAATLSAVLIFRSSDALAGAYGIAVSLLMAITTLLAGLVARKWGFGLPLVLAVNGFFLVIDLIFLSANSVKLFEGGWFPLLLAGIIAFLMLTWRKGNLCLERARVELRPPEARFLESLHHGRPTTLPGSAAFLSSATEGIPLPMMRFVERLGALHARVLIVTALFEETPTVPREERARVTEITPDIRRVVLHYGFMQSASIPEGLDCAVGAGLLPKEFAEDLTVFVGHETIIPVSDQRGMSDWREAVFAVMQNNAEHTGAHFCVPARQVIEIGTEIEI; encoded by the coding sequence GTGAGCCAGCCCGCCACCCAGCCCTCCGACGCGAGCCAATCGGAGCCCGGGCCGGGCCGCCGCCTCGGGGCGGGCCTGCTGGTCGCCACCCTCGGCGTCGTCTACGGCGATATCGGCACGAGCCCGCTCTACGCCCTCAAGGAGGCGGTGCGCGCCGCGAGTCCGGGCGGTGATCCGAGCCCGGTCGCGGTGACCGGCGCCGTCTCGTTGATCCTGTGGGCGCTGATCCTCGTCGTCTCGCTGAAATACGCGGTGCTGATCCTGCGGGCCGACAACCGTGGCGAGGGCGGCATCGTGGCGATGCTGGCGCTGCTCGGCGCCCGCCACGCGCAACCCGGCTCGCGACAGGCACTGCTGCTGACCGTCGGCCTCGTCGGCGCCGCCCTGCTCTACGGCGACGGGGCGATTACCCCGGCCATCTCGGTGCTTTCGGCGGTGGAGGGCCTGCGGGTCGATGCCCCCGCCCTCGACCGCTTCATCGTGCCGATCACGCTGGTGATCCTCGTCGGCCTGTTCCTCGTGCAGCGCCGGGGCGCGGCCTTCATCGGCAAGATCTTCGGGCCGGTGATGCTGGTCTGGTTTCTCGTGCTGGCCGCCCTCGGCCTCGGTGGCATCGTGCAGGCGCCGCAGATCCTCGCGGCGGTCAATCCGCTGCGCGCGGTCGAGTTCACGGCGCATGCCGGCCTGCATGTCGGCTTCACGATGCTGGGCGCGGCCTTCCTCGCGGTCACCGGCGGCGAGGCGATGTATGCCGATCTCGGCCATTTCGGCGCGCGGGCGATCCGCGTCGCGTGGTTCGTGCTCGTGCTGCCGGCGCTGGTGATCCACTATTTCGGGCAGGGCGCGATCCTGCTGGTCGATCCGTCGGCGGCCGAGAACCCGTTCTACCGCCTCGCGCCGGGCGTCCTGCATTACCCGCTAATCGGGCTGGCGACGCTGGCCGCCGTCATCGCCTCGCAGGCGGTGATCTCGGGCGTGTTCTCCCTGACCCGGCAATCGATCCAGCTCGGCTTCCTGCCGCCGCTGCGCATCGTCCACACCGCCTCCGACGAGAGCGGCCAGATCTACGTGCCTCTGGTGAACTGGATGCTCGCCGCCGCGACGCTCTCGGCCGTCCTGATCTTCCGCTCCTCCGATGCGCTGGCCGGGGCCTACGGCATCGCCGTGTCGCTGCTGATGGCGATCACCACCCTGCTCGCTGGCCTCGTCGCCCGCAAATGGGGCTTCGGCCTGCCCCTCGTGCTGGCGGTGAACGGCTTTTTCCTCGTGATCGACCTGATCTTCCTCTCGGCCAACAGCGTGAAGCTGTTCGAGGGCGGCTGGTTTCCGCTGCTGCTGGCCGGCATCATCGCATTCCTGATGCTGACATGGCGCAAGGGCAATCTCTGCCTGGAACGGGCGCGCGTGGAATTGCGCCCGCCGGAGGCGCGCTTCCTCGAGAGCCTGCACCATGGGCGGCCGACGACGCTGCCGGGCTCGGCCGCCTTCCTGTCCTCGGCGACTGAGGGCATCCCGCTGCCGATGATGCGCTTCGTCGAGCGCCTGGGCGCGCTCCACGCCCGCGTGCTGATCGTGACCGCTCTGTTCGAGGAAACGCCGACCGTGCCGCGCGAAGAGCGCGCCCGCGTCACCGAGATCACCCCCGACATCCGCCGCGTGGTGCTGCATTACGGCTTCATGCAATCGGCCTCGATCCCCGAGGGCCTGGATTGCGCCGTCGGCGCCGGGCTCCTGCCGAAGGAGTTCGCGGAGGATCTCACCGTCTTCGTCGGCCACGAGACGATCATCCCCGTCTCCGACCAGCGCGGCATGTCGGATTGGCGCGAGGCGGTCTTCGCGGTGATGCAGAACAACGCCGAGCACACCGGCGCCCATTTCTGCGTGCCGGCGCGGCAGGTGATCGAGATCGGCACCGAGATCGAGATCTGA
- a CDS encoding DUF2939 domain-containing protein — protein MRWWLIPLLAVAAWFAYTLTPFWSLYGFAAAVQAGDAAAVEQRVNFRTLRLSLARQISAAVKADSNALDPRERQRIADAAAAVALPIMESALTPKAVIDLLDDGWPQGADLAAPAGRHERRDGLRIPDLKRLLRYYLAADMRGFRSVLIAVPPDRPRHEQFRIRLRLRDWGWRLVDIELSDDLRRRIGEKAAAAAARLRDGRPNPDKTGPDAHPSREP, from the coding sequence ATGCGGTGGTGGCTCATTCCCCTTCTCGCGGTGGCGGCTTGGTTCGCCTACACGCTGACGCCCTTCTGGTCGCTCTACGGCTTCGCCGCGGCGGTGCAGGCGGGCGACGCGGCGGCGGTGGAGCAGCGCGTCAACTTCCGCACGCTGCGCCTCTCGCTCGCCCGGCAGATCAGCGCTGCCGTCAAGGCCGACAGCAACGCCCTGGATCCACGCGAACGGCAGCGCATCGCCGATGCGGCGGCAGCCGTCGCGCTCCCGATCATGGAATCGGCGCTGACGCCGAAGGCGGTGATCGACCTCTTGGACGATGGCTGGCCGCAGGGCGCCGACCTCGCGGCGCCGGCCGGCCGGCACGAGCGGCGCGACGGCCTGCGCATCCCCGATCTCAAGCGGCTGCTGCGCTACTATCTCGCCGCCGACATGCGCGGCTTCCGCTCCGTGCTGATCGCCGTGCCGCCGGACCGGCCCCGCCACGAGCAGTTCCGCATCCGCCTGCGCCTGCGCGACTGGGGCTGGCGCCTCGTCGATATCGAGCTGTCCGACGACCTGCGCCGCCGGATCGGCGAGAAGGCCGCCGCCGCCGCCGCTCGTCTGCGCGACGGCCGCCCCAACCCCGACAAGACCGGGCCGGATGCCCACCCGTCTCGCGAGCCGTAA